A single window of Paenibacillus sp. FSL H8-0537 DNA harbors:
- a CDS encoding cation:dicarboxylase symporter family transporter, whose translation MKKFGLAFQILVGLILGVTVGAIFYGNPTIESYLQPAGDVFIRLIKMIVVPIVVSSLVVGIAGVGDIKKLGRLGGKTILYFEIVTTAAIVFGLIIANIFQPGAGVNMDRLAKSDITKYVEATEKVTSHSFMDTFVNIVPKNIFESLVAGDMLAIIFFSVFLGLGIAAIGEKGKPVLAFFQGLAESMFWVTNQIMKFAPIGVFGLIGMTVSKFGIASLLPLGKLVLAVYVGMFLFVVLILGLIAKLCGTSLMSFVRILKDELILAYSTASSETALPKMMEKMEKFGVPKAITSFVVPTGYSFNLDGSTLYQAITAMFIAQMYGIHMPLSSQIMLVFVLMLTSKGIAGVPGASFVVLLATLGSVGIPLEGLAFIAGIDRILDMARTVVNVIGNSIATVVMAKWEKQYDRDKGQRYLESIKKGS comes from the coding sequence ATGAAAAAATTTGGTTTGGCTTTTCAAATTTTAGTCGGCCTTATATTAGGGGTGACTGTAGGGGCCATTTTTTATGGCAACCCAACCATCGAAAGCTACTTGCAGCCAGCGGGAGATGTTTTCATTCGTTTGATTAAAATGATTGTCGTGCCGATTGTCGTCTCCTCCTTGGTTGTCGGAATAGCGGGTGTAGGGGATATTAAAAAGCTCGGCAGGCTGGGCGGAAAAACGATTCTTTATTTTGAAATCGTCACGACGGCCGCTATTGTTTTTGGCCTGATCATCGCGAACATCTTTCAGCCTGGGGCTGGGGTTAATATGGATAGGCTAGCCAAATCGGACATTACGAAATATGTGGAAGCGACTGAAAAGGTGACCAGCCACAGCTTTATGGATACATTCGTAAATATCGTTCCGAAAAACATTTTTGAATCATTAGTAGCCGGTGACATGCTTGCCATCATATTCTTCTCGGTATTTTTAGGCTTGGGTATTGCTGCTATCGGTGAAAAAGGGAAGCCAGTTTTAGCTTTTTTTCAAGGACTCGCCGAATCGATGTTTTGGGTAACGAACCAAATTATGAAATTTGCTCCAATTGGGGTTTTTGGATTAATCGGCATGACGGTATCCAAATTTGGCATCGCCTCTTTGCTTCCTTTGGGGAAGCTGGTACTGGCCGTGTATGTTGGAATGTTTCTTTTTGTAGTGCTTATTCTAGGCCTGATTGCGAAGCTGTGCGGAACCAGTCTAATGTCATTCGTTCGCATCTTGAAAGATGAACTCATATTAGCTTACTCAACTGCAAGCTCTGAAACTGCGCTTCCTAAAATGATGGAAAAAATGGAGAAGTTCGGTGTGCCGAAAGCGATCACCTCTTTTGTCGTACCTACTGGATATTCGTTCAATTTGGATGGGTCTACCTTATATCAAGCGATAACCGCCATGTTTATTGCGCAAATGTACGGCATCCACATGCCGCTCAGCTCTCAAATTATGCTGGTGTTTGTTCTGATGCTAACCTCGAAGGGCATTGCCGGGGTGCCGGGCGCTTCGTTCGTTGTTTTGCTAGCCACTCTTGGATCTGTAGGCATTCCGCTCGAAGGTCTTGCGTTTATCGCAGGTATTGACCGGATTCTGGATATGGCCCGGACCGTCGTCAATGTTATCGGCAATTCCATCGCTACGGTTGTAATGGCGAAATGGGAGAAACAATATGATCGAGATAAAGGGCAGCGATATTTAGAGTCAATTAAAAAGGGTTCATAA
- a CDS encoding sensor histidine kinase has translation MSVTSCKKGGWDAALRDKWLLLLLMVVSVPLAGELNFYPFHNDFRVSLGTPAFFLFLLWLRFPSPFVSGLLVGAAVTFFRTGLEVAIEPARSWDAAFLHHYPVFFYYLTYAVAFRAVRLNRYHNRPIILGLLGVTIEIAASLTELLIRYSVTEQVVSFSTWNQILLIGIFRSFFVLSLFNLVMLRQSKAAEELTRKENEKMLLLISELYEESIQLKKTLHNAENIARDSYGLYQSLKAEHPAPLEELAQKALQIAGQVHDIKKDNQRIYAGLSGLITHESEYMRVEALVDIVLRSNQKYARSLGKQIDFSLHTEGVFPLCHVYVSLSLLNNLVVNAVEALNETGTIRIEVKRKQESVVFSVADSGPGIAPKYQEKIFMPGYTTKYDEAGTPSTGIGLAYVKQETERLLGTVRVQAGSDGEDTIFTITLPVDQIGKEE, from the coding sequence ATGTCTGTTACGTCATGCAAGAAAGGGGGCTGGGATGCAGCATTGAGAGACAAATGGCTTTTGCTTCTGCTCATGGTTGTTTCGGTGCCGCTTGCGGGGGAATTGAATTTTTATCCGTTTCATAATGATTTTCGGGTCAGTCTGGGAACACCAGCCTTCTTTCTGTTTTTACTCTGGCTAAGGTTTCCTTCCCCTTTTGTCTCCGGCCTGCTTGTCGGCGCCGCGGTTACCTTTTTTCGCACCGGGCTTGAGGTGGCCATCGAACCGGCCAGAAGCTGGGACGCTGCTTTTCTGCACCACTATCCGGTATTCTTCTATTATTTGACCTATGCGGTGGCATTTAGAGCTGTACGACTGAATCGTTATCATAATCGCCCCATTATTCTCGGTTTATTAGGCGTGACGATTGAAATTGCTGCATCGCTCACAGAGCTGCTGATACGCTATTCAGTTACGGAGCAGGTCGTGAGCTTCTCTACTTGGAATCAAATTTTACTCATCGGGATTTTTAGAAGCTTCTTTGTGCTTTCCTTATTCAATCTCGTCATGCTGCGGCAGTCGAAGGCGGCCGAAGAGCTGACGCGCAAGGAAAATGAGAAGATGCTGCTGCTCATATCGGAGCTGTATGAGGAATCCATTCAATTGAAGAAAACGCTGCACAATGCCGAGAATATCGCTCGGGACAGCTACGGACTCTATCAATCGTTAAAAGCTGAACATCCCGCGCCGCTTGAAGAGCTGGCTCAAAAGGCTCTACAAATTGCGGGACAGGTTCATGATATCAAAAAGGACAACCAACGCATTTATGCCGGACTGTCCGGCTTAATCACGCACGAAAGCGAATATATGCGGGTGGAAGCCTTAGTCGATATTGTTCTACGATCCAATCAGAAATATGCCCGCTCGCTCGGCAAGCAGATCGATTTCTCATTGCACACGGAGGGAGTCTTTCCTTTGTGTCACGTATATGTTTCTTTGTCCTTGCTCAATAACCTAGTCGTGAATGCCGTTGAAGCATTGAATGAAACAGGCACTATTCGAATCGAAGTTAAGCGGAAACAGGAATCCGTTGTTTTCAGCGTAGCCGATAGTGGCCCGGGCATTGCACCCAAGTATCAGGAGAAAATCTTTATGCCCGGATATACGACGAAATACGATGAAGCCGGCACTCCCTCTACGGGCATCGGCCTTGCTTACGTCAAGCAAGAGACAGAGCGTCTGCTCGGAACCGTCCGAGTTCAAGCTGGCAGCGATGGAGAGGATACTATTTTCACGATCACACTGCCTGTCGATCAAATAGGAAAGGAGGAGTAG
- a CDS encoding DNA-binding domain-containing protein — translation MRFFIIDDDPAVRSMLEQMIEDEDLGSVVGEAEDGAHVDHTLLDLKQVDIVLIDLLMPIRDGIETVRAISSSFKGKIIMLSQVESKDMIGKAYSFGIEHYITKPVNRLEFISVIRKVSELLRLHQSLRDIQKSLSSLGLGGALTEKDPSSNDKSIITCGNYVLSDLGLIGEAGCKDLLEMLDYLFRYDRDHPLEQGFPSLQETYQQLAQKKLGSAASAPYLKKEGKAAEQRVRRTVNQALTHLASLGLLDYANPKFEQYANKFFDLSDIRKRMKDLENEEADSASLIRQNTKKFIQVLYFEAKKLMDQR, via the coding sequence ATGCGTTTCTTTATTATTGATGATGATCCGGCCGTACGCTCCATGCTGGAGCAAATGATTGAGGATGAGGATTTAGGAAGTGTTGTAGGCGAAGCGGAAGACGGGGCGCATGTCGATCATACTTTGCTCGACCTCAAGCAAGTGGATATTGTGCTGATCGATTTGCTGATGCCCATTCGTGACGGCATAGAAACCGTTCGAGCCATATCAAGCAGCTTCAAGGGAAAAATCATCATGCTATCTCAAGTGGAATCGAAGGATATGATCGGCAAAGCCTATTCCTTCGGAATTGAACATTATATCACCAAGCCCGTCAACCGTTTGGAATTCATTTCGGTTATCCGCAAAGTTTCTGAGCTGCTGCGTCTGCATCAATCGCTTCGAGATATTCAAAAATCGCTCAGTTCTCTAGGCTTAGGCGGCGCATTAACAGAGAAAGACCCGTCATCCAATGATAAAAGCATCATCACTTGCGGAAACTACGTTTTATCGGACCTTGGGCTAATCGGCGAAGCCGGCTGCAAGGATCTGCTGGAGATGCTCGATTATTTGTTCCGTTATGATCGCGATCATCCATTGGAGCAGGGCTTCCCTTCGCTTCAAGAAACCTACCAGCAGCTCGCCCAGAAGAAGCTAGGCTCTGCCGCTTCTGCACCCTACTTGAAAAAAGAGGGCAAAGCCGCCGAGCAGCGGGTACGGCGGACGGTGAATCAGGCGTTAACCCATTTGGCCTCTTTAGGGTTGCTTGATTATGCGAATCCAAAGTTCGAGCAATACGCGAACAAGTTTTTTGATTTGAGCGATATCCGCAAACGGATGAAGGATTTGGAGAATGAAGAAGCTGATTCCGCCAGCTTGATCCGCCAAAACACCAAGAAGTTCATTCAAGTGCTTTATTTTGAAGCTAAAAAATTAATGGACCAGCGGTAA